The proteins below come from a single Limnobaculum xujianqingii genomic window:
- a CDS encoding MFS transporter, which produces MNQKTENKVLTPTLIMIMALATGLVVASNYYAQPLLETIAKAFGLSVSQAGFIVTAAQLGYAAGLMFIVPLGDMFERRGLIVLMTLLSAAGMLITATSSTVMGIIIGTALTGLFSVVAQLLVPFAATLAEPAKRGKVVGIVMSGLLLGILLARTAAGLLAAVGSWRTIYWVATVLLILVAIILWFALPRYKQSSGLNYPQLLVSIISLFSRNTTLRTRAFLGALSFANFSVLWTSMAFLLASPPYNYSEAVIGLFGLVGAAGALAASGAGQLVDKGKASQTTSIGLVLLFLSWIPIAFGEVSIWTLLLGIIVLDLAVQGVHVTNQSVMYRMMPEARSRLTAGYMTSYFIGGALGSLISAMAYQYAQWQGVCVTGAVLSLMGIVIWWLTKGRIAQEAVQHEEAQI; this is translated from the coding sequence ATGAATCAGAAAACCGAAAATAAAGTCCTGACGCCAACATTAATTATGATTATGGCGCTGGCAACCGGATTGGTTGTTGCCAGTAATTATTACGCACAGCCTTTGCTGGAAACTATTGCTAAAGCCTTTGGTTTGTCAGTAAGCCAGGCAGGGTTCATCGTGACTGCTGCTCAGTTGGGCTATGCCGCAGGACTGATGTTTATTGTTCCATTGGGCGATATGTTTGAACGGCGTGGGCTTATTGTCTTGATGACGCTGCTTTCTGCGGCGGGCATGTTGATTACGGCAACTTCATCAACGGTGATGGGCATTATTATTGGTACGGCGTTAACCGGCTTGTTCTCGGTCGTGGCCCAATTACTGGTTCCTTTTGCTGCGACGCTGGCAGAACCGGCTAAGCGGGGAAAAGTTGTCGGTATTGTGATGAGTGGCCTGTTGCTGGGGATTCTGTTGGCGCGGACAGCGGCGGGTTTACTGGCCGCTGTTGGTAGCTGGCGAACTATCTATTGGGTTGCAACGGTACTCTTAATATTGGTTGCCATCATTCTATGGTTTGCACTTCCCCGCTATAAGCAAAGTAGCGGACTTAATTATCCGCAATTATTGGTATCAATTATTTCGTTGTTTTCCCGTAATACCACGCTGCGTACCCGGGCTTTTCTGGGGGCACTCTCTTTTGCTAATTTCAGCGTGCTCTGGACCTCAATGGCATTTCTGCTGGCATCCCCACCCTATAATTACTCTGAAGCCGTAATTGGATTATTTGGTCTGGTGGGCGCGGCAGGTGCGCTGGCGGCGAGTGGTGCAGGGCAGTTGGTAGACAAAGGTAAAGCCAGCCAGACAACTAGTATTGGTTTAGTTTTACTGTTTCTTTCCTGGATACCGATTGCCTTTGGCGAGGTTTCTATCTGGACTTTACTGCTTGGCATTATTGTACTGGATTTAGCGGTACAGGGCGTTCACGTTACTAACCAATCAGTGATGTACCGTATGATGCCGGAGGCAAGAAGTCGACTAACCGCAGGCTATATGACCAGCTATTTTATTGGTGGTGCTTTAGGTTCACTGATTTCTGCGATGGCCTATCAATATGCTCAGTGGCAGGGTGTTTGTGTGACCGGCGCTGTATTAAGCCTGATGGGAATTGTTAT
- a CDS encoding OapA family protein has protein sequence MQVNKVKQRSQSGNNPLKILLSKLWHLPDGFSWMEPLPYAHRRGVILATLLILCAFLWPSDKGETTTSSNTPVELSAPEASTTQPNAPPPEPSQALNTPAPIQPPPLASSQQTTETPTPSPTSQPPVIPEQPTNHEWKEFTIQKGHTLTQLFRENRFIVSDAFLLAQVEGPGKPVNALKIGQKIRIQLTQDKQVMALEVELSANKSALFTRQNDGRFRRER, from the coding sequence ATGCAGGTAAATAAAGTCAAACAGAGATCGCAAAGCGGTAATAACCCGCTGAAGATCCTATTATCTAAATTATGGCACTTGCCTGACGGTTTCAGCTGGATGGAACCTCTCCCTTATGCTCACCGCCGTGGTGTGATACTCGCTACCCTATTAATTCTATGTGCTTTCTTGTGGCCCAGTGATAAAGGGGAAACCACAACCAGCAGCAATACTCCCGTTGAGTTATCGGCGCCGGAGGCGAGCACTACGCAGCCAAATGCGCCACCGCCTGAGCCATCTCAGGCCTTAAATACACCAGCACCAATTCAACCACCTCCTTTGGCTTCCAGTCAGCAAACTACCGAAACGCCAACCCCCTCCCCAACATCTCAACCTCCTGTGATACCTGAGCAACCCACTAATCACGAGTGGAAAGAGTTTACTATCCAGAAAGGACATACGCTGACTCAGCTGTTCCGGGAGAATCGTTTTATCGTTAGTGATGCATTTTTACTGGCGCAGGTTGAAGGGCCGGGAAAACCGGTTAACGCCTTAAAGATTGGCCAAAAAATTCGGATTCAGCTTACTCAGGATAAGCAAGTTATGGCACTGGAAGTTGAACTTTCTGCTAATAAATCAGCCCTGTTTACTCGCCAGAATGATGGACGTTTTCGCCGGGAACGTTAA
- a CDS encoding DUF488 domain-containing protein, with protein MVNIHLARVYEISPPIAENSFLIDRLWPRGVTKARLSGVIWLKEVAPSTELRQRFHADPTRWDDFCRDYLTELKYGQNWMPLLQLLQQNKSITLLFGSKDMEHNQGVVLRDFLLQQLNVPGENVHHSGE; from the coding sequence ATGGTTAATATTCATCTGGCGAGGGTCTATGAAATTAGTCCGCCCATTGCAGAAAATAGTTTTCTTATCGATCGCTTATGGCCCAGAGGGGTAACCAAAGCGCGTCTGTCAGGTGTTATCTGGCTAAAAGAAGTCGCTCCAAGCACTGAACTGCGTCAACGATTCCATGCCGACCCAACGCGTTGGGATGATTTTTGTCGCGACTATCTGACAGAGCTTAAGTATGGGCAGAACTGGATGCCGTTGTTGCAATTACTACAACAAAATAAAAGTATTACTTTGCTCTTTGGCAGTAAGGATATGGAACATAATCAAGGAGTAGTGCTGCGAGATTTTTTGTTGCAACAGCTTAACGTTCCCGGCGAAAACGTCCATCATTCTGGCGAGTAA
- the rplI gene encoding 50S ribosomal protein L9, whose protein sequence is MQVILLDKVANLGSLGDQVNVKSGYARNYLVPQGKAVPATKKNIEFFEARRAELEAKLAETLAAAEARAAKISGLGSVTIASKAGDEGKLFGSIGTRDIADAVTAAGVEVAKSEVRLPEGVLRNLGEFEVSFQVHSEVFAKLNVIVVAED, encoded by the coding sequence ATGCAAGTTATTCTGCTTGATAAAGTAGCTAACCTGGGCAGCCTGGGTGATCAAGTTAATGTTAAATCGGGCTATGCTCGTAACTATCTGGTACCGCAAGGTAAAGCGGTTCCGGCAACCAAGAAAAACATTGAGTTTTTCGAAGCTCGTCGTGCTGAGTTAGAAGCCAAACTGGCTGAAACTCTGGCAGCTGCAGAAGCTCGTGCCGCTAAGATCTCTGGTCTGGGCAGCGTGACTATCGCTTCTAAAGCGGGTGACGAAGGTAAACTGTTTGGTTCTATCGGTACTCGTGACATCGCTGATGCAGTAACTGCTGCTGGCGTTGAAGTGGCCAAGAGCGAAGTTCGTCTGCCAGAAGGCGTTTTACGCAATCTGGGCGAGTTCGAAGTTAGCTTCCAGGTTCACAGCGAAGTATTTGCTAAACTGAACGTTATCGTGGTTGCTGAAGACTAA
- the rpsR gene encoding 30S ribosomal protein S18, whose amino-acid sequence MARYFRRRKFCRFTAEGVQEIDYKDIATLKNYITESGKIVPSRITGTRAKYQRQLARAIKRARYLSLLPYTDRHQ is encoded by the coding sequence ATGGCACGTTATTTCCGTCGTCGCAAGTTCTGCCGTTTCACCGCGGAAGGCGTTCAAGAGATCGACTATAAAGATATCGCAACGCTGAAAAATTATATCACCGAGAGCGGGAAGATTGTCCCGAGCCGTATCACCGGTACCCGTGCTAAGTACCAGCGTCAGCTGGCACGTGCTATTAAGCGCGCACGTTACCTGTCTTTGTTACCGTATACTGATCGTCATCAGTAA
- the priB gene encoding primosomal replication protein N: protein MQTANRLVLSGIVTKTPIRKVSPSGVPHCQFVLEHRSQQQEAGFNRQAWCRMPVVVSGQQSQALTHSITVGSSLRVSGFVSSHQGRNGLNKLVLHAEQIELIDSGD from the coding sequence GTGCAGACTGCAAATCGGTTGGTGTTGTCTGGTATAGTAACCAAGACCCCCATCCGTAAAGTAAGTCCATCTGGGGTTCCGCATTGTCAGTTTGTGCTAGAGCACCGCTCACAACAGCAGGAAGCCGGGTTTAACCGACAAGCATGGTGCAGAATGCCCGTGGTTGTCAGTGGACAGCAGTCTCAAGCGTTAACTCACAGTATAACGGTCGGCAGTAGCCTGAGAGTATCCGGTTTTGTCAGCAGCCATCAAGGCCGCAACGGACTCAATAAATTAGTGTTACATGCCGAGCAGATTGAATTGATAGATTCTGGAGACTAG
- the rpsF gene encoding 30S ribosomal protein S6, which translates to MRHYEIVFMVHPDQSEQVPGMIERYTGAIKTAGGEIHRLEDWGRRQLAYPINKLHKAHYVLLNVEAPQEAIDELETNFRFNDAVIRSMVMRTKHAVTEASPMVKAKDERRERREDFAEELMDDDSDDAEDSEE; encoded by the coding sequence ATGCGTCATTACGAAATCGTCTTTATGGTCCATCCCGACCAAAGCGAACAAGTTCCAGGTATGATCGAACGTTACACCGGTGCGATCAAAACTGCAGGTGGTGAAATTCACCGTTTAGAAGATTGGGGTCGTCGTCAACTGGCTTACCCAATTAACAAACTGCATAAAGCTCACTACGTTCTGCTGAACGTTGAAGCACCGCAGGAAGCGATCGATGAGCTGGAAACTAACTTCCGCTTCAACGATGCCGTTATCCGTAGCATGGTAATGCGTACTAAGCATGCCGTAACTGAAGCCTCTCCAATGGTTAAAGCAAAAGACGAACGTCGCGAGCGTCGTGAAGATTTTGCTGAAGAGCTAATGGATGATGACTCAGATGATGCTGAGGATTCTGAAGAGTAA
- a CDS encoding RidA family protein has protein sequence MSVSDTENSIVHVNSPELSKPGGHYSHACICNGMVYLSGQLPVNAQGQALADKPFEQQAKQVLFNIEVSLKASGSSKSKLVQVRIFIVDMDMWPEFNRLYAEWIGDHRPARIVAGVSCLHFGSALEIEAIAQA, from the coding sequence ATGAGCGTTTCTGATACAGAAAACAGTATTGTGCATGTTAACAGCCCTGAATTATCAAAACCCGGTGGGCATTACTCTCACGCCTGTATTTGCAATGGTATGGTCTATCTTTCAGGACAACTGCCGGTGAATGCTCAGGGCCAGGCATTGGCAGACAAGCCATTTGAACAGCAGGCAAAGCAGGTACTTTTTAATATTGAAGTCAGTCTGAAAGCTTCCGGCAGTAGTAAAAGCAAGCTGGTTCAGGTACGTATTTTTATTGTGGATATGGATATGTGGCCGGAATTTAACCGCCTGTATGCTGAATGGATTGGTGACCATCGTCCCGCCAGAATTGTTGCTGGTGTCTCTTGTCTGCATTTTGGTTCTGCCCTTGAAATAGAGGCTATTGCACAGGCTTAA
- a CDS encoding autotransporter outer membrane beta-barrel domain-containing protein: MKKLIIPLSLPVLLFGPSTQATDSYQITNPQGASVFQATFFNQGEAPEVHPDAEPVKPSTWTLDNLQKTKVLNSIDYWAEVINPRPGQLPAQIHITTFDEENATGSSGFVHQGQLSVTELQAALLGQDPGLLPFGSHAQLSLGKMDYDTLAYVPSLLPRSTTQADTFGIALHELAHGLGINSNIAGLNKPVDEDEDSTSTSSDSDNQDDSSTQDNKPYASTTYGNWTEHLRDDNGRSMQPGQAVLCSDCENPYSDNAFDVRKDKGYFAGQYVSEVLAGSMPGVPVKIMGEDGKLDTDYMSHIELKNSLMSHQNYRNYTTFMEAELAILQDMGYQIERRNMYGFSVYGDNQTIISQHSYSLWDATAQAYVSDQYNTSTLGLGLHIYGSNNQLHQAADILTAGAGAAGIRVDGENNTLIIEPDTRVYADGVNGRGVMFTYGKDHNFIHRGDIQANGEMGIAAIFDFGNNLLGNTSEYRGSFIRFVNSEEAELLPELNGALVNNADISGRLAGTDAAIYIAPNALVNNINIMNGARLEGAIYSDYNQKDDSEQQRLTHLTFGKLADDSGRATDEADASFNLRYDNNIQGINNLALELSGGQTSLNGIHQLYSVNVASDARLAGNSQYTLNSNGLFTNHGVIAPGNSMGKIDILGNYQQGEDGQLLLEIANDGSSDIFTVSGTADLNGQLTFVPQAGWYPGGWTQDTRSMLSFGSTTGEFSEINSQFESLTLKLQITPQGNGLYQLSMLRDNNAYSQYALDDNARRVGRALDQIVMNAQSDLQPLFSTLDFIDSTTIANALNQLSPANYSAMFASALNREQQITDIISIQRASASDRSETGSRAFAIPFGGGFWQDRQDNSVGYNASSYGVIFGAEKPYEAAPDWTLGFHGAVSGQTVKVKSPENGTGKTTAFNLGLHTRYTQDPMAGLYLFGNGRIGIEDGSMDHSVRVGNYRTNNQSDWTGLSGSLMAGGGYNWKLTPEFSAGPVAALNYTVLSHPDINENGCDSACLELDAKNFNSLRSSIGIGSSLDLSRTTGQGFKASLQLTWNHEYLDTDLVQNTNFSGYDNVSFSSKNRITSRDSAGVQANLSYQINKDVTANVGVSSDLFRSGYNNVSGNASVNWRF, from the coding sequence ATGAAAAAGCTGATAATTCCCTTATCTCTGCCCGTATTATTGTTTGGCCCCTCAACTCAAGCTACTGATAGCTACCAAATTACTAACCCACAAGGTGCTTCCGTATTTCAGGCTACATTCTTTAATCAGGGTGAAGCACCAGAAGTACATCCGGATGCTGAACCTGTTAAGCCTTCGACCTGGACTCTGGATAATCTGCAAAAAACAAAAGTTCTTAACAGCATCGACTACTGGGCTGAAGTGATTAATCCTCGACCCGGACAACTACCTGCTCAGATTCACATCACTACATTTGATGAGGAAAATGCTACTGGTAGTAGCGGATTTGTACATCAGGGCCAATTGAGCGTTACTGAATTACAGGCTGCATTACTTGGCCAGGATCCCGGATTGTTACCGTTTGGTTCCCATGCTCAGCTTTCTTTGGGAAAGATGGATTACGATACCCTTGCTTACGTCCCTTCATTACTACCTCGTTCTACCACTCAGGCTGATACTTTCGGTATTGCACTTCATGAACTGGCACATGGTTTAGGCATCAATAGCAACATTGCAGGACTAAACAAGCCGGTTGATGAAGATGAAGACTCGACCAGTACCTCCTCGGATTCCGACAACCAGGACGATAGTTCAACTCAGGACAACAAACCCTACGCATCAACTACTTATGGAAATTGGACCGAACACCTGCGCGATGATAATGGTCGTTCAATGCAGCCTGGTCAGGCTGTTTTATGTTCAGACTGTGAAAATCCTTACTCAGATAACGCTTTCGATGTACGCAAGGATAAAGGTTATTTCGCAGGGCAATATGTTAGTGAAGTTCTGGCTGGTTCAATGCCGGGCGTTCCGGTAAAGATTATGGGAGAAGATGGCAAACTTGATACCGATTACATGAGTCATATTGAATTAAAAAATAGTCTGATGAGCCATCAAAACTATCGAAACTATACCACCTTTATGGAAGCTGAACTGGCGATATTGCAGGATATGGGATACCAGATTGAACGCCGCAATATGTATGGATTTTCTGTTTACGGCGATAATCAGACAATCATTAGCCAGCATAGTTACTCATTATGGGATGCAACTGCTCAGGCTTATGTTTCTGACCAGTACAATACTTCCACTCTGGGGCTGGGCTTACATATCTATGGCAGTAATAACCAACTGCATCAGGCGGCTGATATTCTTACTGCCGGTGCTGGTGCAGCCGGTATCCGAGTCGATGGTGAAAACAATACCCTGATAATCGAACCTGATACGCGTGTTTACGCTGATGGAGTCAATGGTCGTGGCGTAATGTTCACCTACGGTAAAGATCATAACTTTATTCATCGGGGAGATATTCAGGCGAATGGTGAAATGGGGATTGCCGCTATCTTTGATTTTGGTAATAACCTGCTGGGTAATACCAGCGAATATCGTGGTTCCTTTATCCGCTTCGTCAATTCCGAAGAAGCTGAGTTACTGCCAGAATTAAATGGAGCACTGGTCAATAATGCTGATATCAGCGGCCGTCTGGCAGGAACAGATGCTGCTATTTATATTGCACCCAATGCGCTGGTTAACAATATAAATATAATGAATGGTGCCCGTCTGGAAGGCGCTATCTATTCTGACTATAACCAAAAAGATGACAGTGAACAGCAACGCCTGACCCACCTCACTTTTGGTAAATTAGCCGATGACAGTGGCCGGGCAACCGATGAAGCTGATGCCAGTTTCAATTTGCGTTACGACAATAATATTCAAGGCATCAACAACCTGGCATTGGAGCTATCAGGAGGGCAAACCTCCCTCAATGGGATTCATCAACTCTATAGCGTTAATGTCGCTTCAGATGCCAGGCTGGCAGGTAACAGCCAATATACGCTAAACAGTAACGGATTATTCACTAACCACGGAGTTATTGCTCCGGGTAACTCTATGGGTAAAATCGATATACTGGGCAACTACCAACAGGGTGAGGATGGACAACTACTGCTTGAAATTGCCAACGATGGTTCCAGCGATATATTTACCGTTAGTGGTACTGCGGATTTAAATGGTCAGTTAACCTTTGTACCTCAGGCCGGCTGGTATCCGGGTGGCTGGACACAAGATACTCGTAGCATGTTGAGCTTCGGTTCAACAACTGGAGAATTTAGCGAAATCAACAGCCAATTTGAATCATTAACCCTGAAATTACAGATTACTCCTCAAGGTAATGGCCTGTATCAATTATCCATGCTGCGGGATAATAATGCTTATAGCCAATATGCTTTAGATGACAACGCCCGGCGAGTTGGTCGCGCATTAGACCAGATCGTCATGAATGCCCAGTCCGATTTGCAGCCACTGTTTAGCACGCTGGACTTTATCGATAGCACCACTATTGCCAATGCGCTAAACCAGCTTTCTCCGGCCAATTATAGCGCCATGTTTGCCAGCGCACTAAACCGTGAACAGCAAATTACAGACATTATCAGCATTCAAAGGGCATCTGCCTCTGACCGTTCTGAAACCGGATCTCGAGCTTTTGCCATTCCGTTTGGCGGTGGTTTCTGGCAAGACCGGCAAGATAACAGCGTGGGATATAACGCTTCCAGCTATGGCGTTATCTTTGGTGCCGAGAAACCTTATGAAGCAGCCCCTGACTGGACATTAGGATTCCACGGTGCGGTTAGCGGTCAAACGGTAAAAGTTAAATCACCGGAGAACGGTACCGGAAAAACGACTGCATTTAATTTAGGTCTGCATACTCGCTATACACAAGACCCAATGGCAGGTTTGTATCTGTTTGGTAACGGACGTATTGGTATTGAAGATGGTTCAATGGATCACAGCGTCAGAGTGGGTAATTACCGTACTAATAATCAGTCCGACTGGACTGGTCTGAGCGGTTCGTTGATGGCTGGTGGTGGTTATAACTGGAAACTAACACCTGAATTCAGCGCCGGACCTGTTGCCGCACTGAACTATACGGTGTTATCTCATCCGGACATTAATGAGAACGGCTGTGACAGCGCCTGTCTGGAACTGGATGCTAAAAATTTTAACTCACTGCGTTCCAGTATCGGTATTGGCAGTTCACTGGATCTGTCGCGAACAACAGGTCAGGGATTTAAAGCCAGCCTGCAACTTACCTGGAACCATGAATATCTGGATACTGATTTGGTGCAAAATACCAATTTCAGTGGATATGATAATGTTTCATTTAGCAGTAAGAATCGGATCACCAGTCGTGACTCCGCAGGCGTTCAGGCAAATCTGAGCTATCAGATTAATAAAGACGTGACGGCGAATGTTGGTGTATCCAGCGATCTGTTCCGTTCTGGCTATAACAATGTATCGGGGAATGCTTCGGTGAACTGGCGTTTTTAA
- a CDS encoding DUF3142 domain-containing protein: MGRKIALLLVTKRILLVFSLLLSPMVCVAQSGVDASQYQKFWLWAGVRPQPVLHQMSELYLYQGEIVRQQGKARLWSKGIPVSRLKAPKLWLSIRVTTLDIPEPMLDAMLTLREKWVAAGNQHVGIQIDFDAASYQLDKYAEFLSRVRNKLPKDCPLSVTGLLDWAKTGNVNQLNQLPVDELVVQTYQGRKTVTNYDAYLPALLGLTIPFRVGLVQHGEWDKQWQQRLSQSPHYRGEVVFLLNPG; this comes from the coding sequence GTGGGCAGAAAAATTGCGTTACTACTGGTAACCAAACGCATTCTGCTGGTATTCAGCCTGCTATTGAGCCCGATGGTTTGTGTTGCTCAAAGCGGGGTTGATGCCAGTCAGTATCAGAAGTTCTGGCTATGGGCTGGGGTTCGTCCTCAGCCCGTGCTACATCAGATGTCTGAGCTTTATCTCTATCAGGGAGAAATTGTCCGTCAGCAGGGAAAAGCCCGGTTGTGGAGCAAAGGGATCCCGGTAAGTCGATTAAAGGCACCCAAGCTTTGGTTATCAATACGGGTTACTACGCTGGATATTCCGGAGCCAATGTTGGATGCCATGTTAACGCTGCGGGAAAAGTGGGTTGCAGCAGGCAATCAGCACGTGGGTATTCAAATTGATTTTGATGCCGCCAGCTACCAACTTGATAAATATGCAGAGTTTTTAAGCCGGGTTCGGAACAAGCTGCCAAAAGATTGTCCTTTAAGCGTTACGGGTCTGCTGGACTGGGCGAAAACCGGTAATGTTAATCAGCTTAATCAACTGCCGGTGGATGAACTGGTGGTGCAAACCTATCAGGGGCGTAAGACTGTTACTAACTATGATGCCTATTTACCCGCGCTACTTGGTTTAACTATACCTTTTCGCGTAGGTTTAGTTCAGCATGGTGAGTGGGATAAGCAGTGGCAGCAGCGACTATCACAATCTCCTCACTATAGGGGGGAGGTGGTTTTTTTGTTGAATCCAGGCTGA
- a CDS encoding YbaK/EbsC family protein has product MSSVIFNQLIALLDGGQARYRVIEHASAGRSEEAAKARGTQIEQGAKALVCHVKGNGIKQHVLAVLPAHRKANLLMLAQKLGGTRASLASPQEVMALTQCVFGAIPPFSFHPDLKLVVDPLLFQQLDEMVFNAGSLERSLLLNVEDYQRIVKPEQVEFSESA; this is encoded by the coding sequence GTGTCATCAGTTATTTTTAACCAGCTTATTGCTTTATTAGATGGTGGGCAGGCTCGCTATCGGGTCATTGAACATGCCAGTGCCGGGCGTTCTGAAGAGGCGGCTAAAGCCAGAGGAACGCAAATTGAACAGGGAGCTAAGGCACTGGTGTGCCATGTAAAAGGCAATGGTATCAAGCAACATGTTTTGGCAGTACTTCCTGCTCATCGTAAAGCTAACTTGCTAATGCTGGCTCAAAAATTAGGCGGAACGCGAGCATCACTGGCCAGTCCACAAGAAGTGATGGCGCTAACTCAGTGTGTGTTTGGTGCTATCCCTCCTTTTAGTTTTCATCCTGACCTTAAGCTGGTGGTTGACCCTTTGCTATTTCAACAATTGGACGAGATGGTTTTTAATGCCGGATCGTTAGAAAGATCGCTGTTGCTTAATGTGGAAGATTACCAACGTATTGTTAAACCAGAGCAAGTTGAATTTTCGGAATCAGCCTGA
- a CDS encoding helix-turn-helix transcriptional regulator, with translation MPSNKQPSSPAENENQLLLREAKKIATALGKMFAPSCEVVLHDLTHPEHAIIAMENPLSGRQISDPATEMGLARIQDDQFPDVVQNYENHFPDGRPAKSTSIGLRNSQGEFVAALCMNLDISLFNTMQQVLSQLTAVNNHEAPLNESLKSWKLDDIKTEINHYAATLNTQPRALTSQQRQKLIRHLSDQGMLQLRGAATTAADTLGISRVSIYNALKGQ, from the coding sequence ATGCCATCAAATAAACAACCCTCTTCACCTGCTGAAAATGAAAATCAACTATTACTGCGTGAAGCGAAAAAAATAGCGACGGCGCTGGGTAAAATGTTTGCCCCCAGCTGTGAGGTGGTATTGCACGATCTGACTCACCCGGAACATGCCATTATCGCTATGGAAAACCCGCTTTCGGGACGCCAAATTAGCGATCCGGCAACAGAGATGGGTCTGGCAAGAATTCAGGACGATCAATTTCCTGATGTAGTACAAAACTATGAAAATCACTTTCCCGATGGCAGGCCAGCTAAAAGCACCTCGATAGGACTAAGAAACAGTCAGGGAGAATTCGTCGCAGCCCTGTGTATGAATCTGGATATTTCGCTATTTAATACCATGCAGCAAGTGCTCAGCCAGCTAACCGCTGTGAATAACCACGAAGCCCCGCTGAATGAATCACTAAAATCATGGAAACTGGACGACATCAAAACAGAGATCAACCACTACGCCGCCACACTAAACACCCAGCCTCGTGCCCTCACCTCTCAACAGCGACAAAAACTCATCCGCCACCTATCCGATCAGGGAATGCTCCAGCTACGCGGAGCCGCTACCACCGCCGCCGACACCCTCGGCATCTCCAGAGTCTCAATTTATAACGCCCTGAAAGGGCAATGA